One Sinorhizobium mexicanum genomic region harbors:
- a CDS encoding YdcF family protein: MAERDNWRERAARRRRSRSLLRKLLRRTFFVLLIFLAVFIAGFLQFADTVASLQPPARPKADAIVVLTGGFQRIDQAVDLLKSGAGKRLLISGVHPTTTGTQIRRNTQSSADLFKCCVDIGHEAIDTIGNATEAAQWIRDRGYKSVLVVTNNYHMPRSLLELRRAKPDTEFIAYPVVNSDLKTTNWLRNPLVLKAILLEYGKYSVASLLDMMGARPTNGLRAALASRVTPAEE, translated from the coding sequence ATGGCCGAGAGGGACAACTGGCGGGAGCGGGCCGCGCGCCGCCGCCGGTCCCGCAGCCTGTTGCGCAAGCTTCTGCGCCGGACATTTTTCGTGCTGCTCATTTTCCTTGCCGTTTTCATCGCCGGCTTCCTGCAATTTGCGGACACCGTTGCGTCGCTACAGCCGCCCGCTCGTCCGAAGGCCGACGCAATCGTCGTTCTGACGGGCGGTTTCCAGCGGATCGATCAGGCAGTCGATCTTCTGAAATCGGGAGCAGGCAAGCGGCTGCTGATCTCAGGCGTCCATCCGACCACGACGGGAACCCAGATACGCCGCAATACGCAGAGTTCCGCCGATCTCTTCAAATGCTGCGTCGACATCGGGCATGAAGCAATCGACACGATCGGCAACGCCACGGAGGCCGCGCAGTGGATCCGCGACCGCGGCTACAAAAGCGTGCTCGTCGTCACCAACAATTATCATATGCCGCGCAGCCTCCTGGAACTGCGCCGCGCCAAGCCTGACACGGAATTCATCGCCTATCCCGTCGTCAATTCCGACTTGAAGACGACCAACTGGCTGCGCAACCCGCTGGTCCTCAAGGCCATTCTGCTCGAATACGGCAAATACTCCGTCGCCTCGCTGCTCGACATGATGGGTGCGCGTCCGACGAATGGCCTGAGGGCGGCCCTCGCCTCTCGGGTTACCCCGGCCGAGGAGTAA
- a CDS encoding cell division protein FtsX: MNENSIPRRETEQQQQRRAEMRVRPTGPIVPSANVSGHALMCVIAIMSFLACLTLGGVSMVRATAQSWQSQISREITIQIKPDDNLDMEKALADARDLALTFSGTTGGKIVDRAATARLLEPWLGEGLDLDELPVPRLIVITIDENNPPDFATMRKALTETIPQAFLDDHRTWVDRLVAMANTTAMIGSGVLALVFSAMVLTVVFATRGALSGNRHIVEVLHFVGAEAGFVASEFQKHFLRISLKGAGAGGLLAALSFAMASFWQSRTLATPESDQATALFGRFAIGYTGYLGIFAIIIVIALLTTLTARLTVMRTIYEIDLIRSDPGRTDTYQS; the protein is encoded by the coding sequence ATGAATGAGAACAGCATCCCCCGCCGCGAAACCGAACAGCAGCAGCAGCGCCGCGCCGAGATGCGCGTGCGCCCGACAGGTCCGATCGTGCCTTCGGCCAATGTTTCCGGTCACGCGCTGATGTGCGTCATCGCGATCATGTCCTTCCTCGCCTGCCTGACGCTCGGTGGAGTCAGCATGGTAAGGGCGACGGCGCAAAGCTGGCAGTCCCAGATCTCGCGGGAAATCACCATCCAGATCAAGCCCGACGACAATCTCGACATGGAAAAGGCGCTCGCCGATGCGCGCGACCTGGCTCTGACCTTCAGCGGCACGACCGGCGGGAAGATTGTCGATCGGGCCGCCACGGCCCGGCTGCTCGAGCCGTGGCTCGGCGAGGGTCTCGACCTCGACGAGTTGCCCGTGCCACGGCTGATCGTCATTACGATCGACGAGAACAACCCGCCCGATTTCGCCACCATGCGCAAGGCGTTGACGGAAACCATCCCGCAAGCCTTCCTCGACGATCATCGCACCTGGGTCGACCGCCTGGTGGCAATGGCCAATACCACCGCGATGATCGGGAGCGGCGTGCTCGCGCTGGTTTTCTCGGCGATGGTGCTCACCGTCGTCTTCGCGACCCGCGGCGCATTGTCCGGGAATCGTCACATCGTCGAAGTGCTGCATTTCGTCGGCGCGGAAGCGGGTTTCGTTGCCTCAGAGTTCCAGAAGCACTTCCTGCGAATCAGCCTGAAAGGGGCCGGCGCCGGCGGTCTTTTGGCCGCACTTTCGTTCGCAATGGCGAGTTTCTGGCAATCTCGGACACTCGCCACGCCCGAATCAGACCAGGCAACCGCGCTGTTCGGCCGATTTGCCATCGGATATACCGGTTATCTCGGCATTTTTGCGATCATAATCGTCATCGCCCTGCTGACGACTCTGACGGCGCGCCTTACAGTCATGCGGACGATCTACGAAATAGATCTCATTCGGTCGGATCCTGGCCGGACGGACACCTATCAAAGCTGA
- a CDS encoding lysophospholipid acyltransferase family protein, translating into MIILRSILFNLVFYANLIVQMIVLTPIYFILPRKKAWFVPKNWVRSNHWLLEKIVGTTFEIEGLENIPEGPYIFAPKHQSFWDAYALLPWLDDPFYILKRELTWIPLFGWYIIKQRMVPVNRAARGKAMTDVMERTKNEMATGRQLIIYPEGTRRPPGAPPEYKYGIARLYRDLKVPVVPVAMHPGLFWPRRKFLRFPGHFKVRVLPPVEAGMDPDAFLKKLVEVTEAASDELLVETVKANPQLPLPPTAKQRLRELGQAS; encoded by the coding sequence ATGATCATCCTGCGTTCGATCCTTTTCAATCTGGTCTTCTATGCCAATCTGATCGTCCAGATGATCGTGCTGACGCCGATCTATTTCATTCTTCCCCGCAAGAAGGCCTGGTTCGTGCCGAAGAATTGGGTGCGCAGCAATCACTGGCTTCTGGAGAAGATCGTCGGCACGACGTTCGAAATCGAAGGTTTGGAGAATATTCCGGAGGGACCCTACATCTTCGCGCCCAAGCACCAGTCCTTCTGGGATGCCTATGCGCTCCTGCCATGGCTCGACGATCCGTTCTATATTCTCAAGCGCGAGCTTACCTGGATACCGCTGTTCGGCTGGTACATCATCAAGCAACGCATGGTGCCGGTAAACCGCGCGGCACGCGGCAAGGCGATGACCGACGTGATGGAGCGCACCAAGAACGAGATGGCGACCGGGCGGCAGTTGATCATCTATCCGGAAGGCACGCGTCGCCCCCCGGGTGCACCGCCCGAATACAAATACGGAATCGCCCGCCTCTACCGTGATCTCAAGGTCCCGGTCGTGCCCGTTGCCATGCATCCCGGGCTCTTCTGGCCGCGACGCAAATTCCTGCGCTTCCCCGGTCATTTCAAGGTGCGCGTCCTGCCGCCGGTCGAGGCAGGGATGGATCCGGATGCCTTCCTGAAAAAGCTGGTCGAGGTGACCGAGGCTGCAAGCGATGAACTGCTTGTCGAAACCGTCAAGGCCAATCCGCAGCTCCCGTTGCCGCCGACCGCAAAGCAGCGACTGCGCGAACTCGGCCAGGCCTCCTGA
- a CDS encoding prephenate/arogenate dehydrogenase family protein, producing the protein MMAQQFETIALIGIGLIGSSIAREIREKQLGGTLVVSTRSAATLKRAEQLGLGDRYTLSAAEAVKDADLVVVSVPVGASGAVAAEIAAHLKPGAIVTDVGSTKGSVIAQMTPHLPKTVHFIPGHPIAGTEHSGPDAGFIGLFRGRWCILTPPAGADEEAVAKLRLFWETMGSMVDEMDPEHHDKVLAIVSHVPHIIAYNIVGTADDLETVTESEVIKYSASGFRDFTRLAASDPTMWRDVCLHNKEAILEMLARFSEDLAYLQRAIRWGDGDKLFDLFTRTRAIRRSIIQAGQDTAMPDFGRHAMDPK; encoded by the coding sequence ATGATGGCTCAACAGTTCGAAACGATAGCCCTCATCGGCATTGGCCTGATCGGATCGTCGATCGCCCGGGAAATCCGCGAGAAGCAGCTTGGCGGCACGCTCGTCGTTTCGACGCGGAGTGCCGCAACGTTGAAACGCGCCGAGCAACTCGGCCTCGGCGACCGCTATACACTTTCGGCAGCCGAGGCGGTCAAGGATGCCGACCTCGTCGTCGTTTCCGTACCGGTCGGCGCTTCCGGCGCCGTTGCCGCCGAAATCGCCGCGCACTTGAAGCCGGGTGCGATCGTTACCGACGTCGGTTCGACGAAGGGCTCCGTCATCGCGCAGATGACGCCGCATCTGCCCAAGACGGTCCATTTCATCCCCGGCCACCCGATCGCGGGCACCGAGCATTCCGGCCCCGACGCCGGCTTCATCGGCCTTTTCCGTGGACGCTGGTGCATCCTGACGCCGCCCGCCGGCGCGGACGAAGAGGCCGTCGCGAAGCTTCGGCTTTTCTGGGAGACGATGGGCTCGATGGTCGATGAGATGGACCCGGAGCACCACGACAAGGTGCTGGCGATCGTCTCGCACGTTCCGCACATCATCGCCTACAACATCGTCGGCACGGCAGACGACCTGGAAACGGTGACGGAGTCCGAGGTCATCAAATACTCAGCGTCGGGCTTCCGCGACTTCACCCGCCTCGCAGCCTCGGACCCGACCATGTGGCGTGACGTCTGCCTGCACAACAAGGAGGCGATCCTCGAAATGCTCGCCCGCTTCTCCGAAGACCTCGCCTATCTGCAGCGGGCGATCCGCTGGGGCGACGGCGACAAGCTGTTCGACCTCTTCACCCGCACGCGGGCGATCCGCCGCTCGATCATTCAGGCGGGCCAGGATACCGCCATGCCGGATTTCGGCCGGCATGCGATGGATCCCAAATAA
- a CDS encoding DUF2125 domain-containing protein produces the protein MTVTDVANGSPAGKKFLWLTVGIVLAAGIYSAGWFFAADQIEKRLTTYLSEKRENGLGGECAEMDVRGFPFRIGLFCDKLRLDDNLRGASASFGALRTAAQVYQPGHAVVELDGPAEVRVSPGLSVSADWTLLHASLKATMSGLDRTSIAYDNLTGTARWPLTGDSLGFGASHGEIHLRQNGDDLDAALSVEKLDLRPEQGPSLAAPVDVTADVTVVGKAGWMQASALSEHMLRGSSGELRHVTLDAGGGMSAKLSGPFSVNDQGLISGEFSLTMMNIDTWRANLVKVVPEETDMINNVANMLKALAGGKNEATVKLNVRDGTAFLAFIPVGVIPPL, from the coding sequence ATGACCGTCACCGACGTCGCCAACGGATCGCCAGCCGGCAAGAAATTTCTCTGGCTGACGGTGGGTATCGTGCTTGCCGCCGGCATTTATTCCGCCGGCTGGTTCTTTGCTGCGGACCAGATCGAAAAGCGACTGACAACCTACCTTTCGGAAAAGCGGGAAAACGGTCTTGGCGGTGAGTGCGCGGAGATGGACGTGCGCGGCTTCCCGTTCCGCATCGGCCTTTTCTGCGACAAACTGCGGCTCGACGACAATCTTCGCGGCGCTTCCGCATCCTTCGGCGCCCTGAGAACGGCCGCCCAAGTCTATCAGCCGGGGCATGCCGTCGTCGAACTCGACGGCCCCGCCGAGGTCCGTGTCTCGCCAGGACTTTCGGTCTCGGCCGACTGGACGCTGCTGCACGCGAGCCTCAAGGCGACGATGTCGGGCCTCGACCGCACGTCGATCGCCTATGACAATCTCACGGGAACGGCGCGTTGGCCGCTGACGGGCGACAGCCTGGGTTTCGGCGCAAGCCACGGCGAGATCCACCTGCGCCAGAACGGCGACGATCTCGACGCCGCCCTGAGCGTCGAGAAGCTCGATCTGCGCCCGGAGCAAGGGCCGAGTCTCGCCGCCCCTGTCGATGTCACAGCGGACGTCACCGTCGTCGGCAAGGCCGGGTGGATGCAGGCAAGTGCTCTTTCCGAGCACATGCTCCGCGGCAGCAGCGGCGAACTGCGTCACGTGACGCTTGATGCGGGCGGGGGAATGAGTGCAAAACTCTCAGGCCCCTTTTCGGTCAATGACCAGGGCCTGATTTCCGGCGAATTCTCGCTGACCATGATGAATATCGACACCTGGCGGGCGAACCTCGTAAAGGTGGTTCCGGAAGAAACCGACATGATCAACAATGTCGCCAACATGCTGAAGGCGCTTGCCGGCGGCAAGAACGAGGCGACGGTGAAGCTCAACGTCCGCGACGGCACCGCGTTCCTGGCCTTCATTCCGGTCGGCGTAATACCGCCACTCTGA
- a CDS encoding gamma-glutamylcyclotransferase, translating into MAVDMDEFWVFGYGSLMWNPGFRFQEKSTARAFGYRRSLCVRSWVHRGTEQRPGLVLGLDYGGSCIGTAFRVPGSEKTDVIDYLRERELVTHVYRERTMPVQLADGRRVPALAYVVDRGHAQYAGALSAADAAETVATAFGKSGPNTEYVLNTLAHLQEMGIRDPWLEDVVARLAATTVPRVFPDAQRSL; encoded by the coding sequence ATGGCAGTGGATATGGACGAATTTTGGGTCTTTGGCTACGGCTCGTTGATGTGGAACCCGGGTTTCCGTTTTCAGGAGAAATCGACGGCGCGTGCCTTCGGCTATCGCCGCTCCCTTTGCGTGCGTTCCTGGGTGCATCGCGGCACGGAGCAGCGGCCGGGTCTCGTGCTCGGCCTCGACTATGGCGGCTCCTGCATCGGCACCGCATTTCGCGTGCCGGGGAGCGAAAAGACCGACGTGATCGATTATCTGCGCGAGCGGGAACTTGTGACGCATGTCTATAGGGAGCGGACCATGCCGGTCCAGCTTGCCGACGGACGCCGCGTGCCGGCGCTCGCCTACGTGGTCGATCGCGGCCACGCCCAATATGCCGGGGCACTCAGCGCGGCGGACGCGGCGGAAACGGTCGCGACTGCTTTCGGCAAGTCCGGGCCGAACACCGAATACGTCCTCAACACGCTTGCGCATCTCCAGGAGATGGGAATCCGCGACCCGTGGCTGGAGGATGTCGTTGCAAGATTGGCCGCGACGACAGTGCCACGCGTCTTTCCGGACGCACAAAGGTCGCTGTAG